The Scatophagus argus isolate fScaArg1 chromosome 12, fScaArg1.pri, whole genome shotgun sequence genome includes the window GAGACTGTGgtcagtgacttcctgcagtgaaaagagtaACCAGCCGTTATATCCTATATCAGCGTCATAGGCTCTGACTTTAGTCACCAAGTGTCCTGCGTTCACATTGCGGGGAATCTCCTCCACACCTTCAGCAGAGCCGTTGGAGCTGACTGGATACAGGATGACTGGAGCGTTGTCGTTCTGATCCAGAATGAACACGTTCACTGTGACGTTGCTGCTCAGTGACGGAGTTCCAGAGTCTGTGGCCACGACTTGGAACTGGAACGTTTTCAGAGTCTCAAAGTCAAAACTTTTTAGCGCCATAATATCCCCACTTTCAGagttaatatttaaaaacacgCCCGCACTATTGCCACTGCTGTCCCTTGGAATGTGATAGGACACACGCGCATTATCACCATCATCAAGGTCAGATGCCTTCACTGAAAACACTGGCAGGACTAAGTCATTATTTTCAGTAATATAGAATGTATATGGACTCATTGAAAACTGTGGTCCGTTATCATTCACATCTGAAACAGCCACACTTATTGTCTTTTCAGATGAGAGTGACGGCTCGCCACTGTCCTTTGCAACAATCGTAAGTTcataaaaagacatttcttCTCTGTCCAATGGTGATTTGGTTACTATGGCATACATATTATCTTGCAAGGATGGAGATACAGTAAATGGAACATCCTCACGTATAAAGCAGGAAACCTTTCCATTGAGGCCTGAATCCAAATCACTGACGCTGATCAAAGCTACTGTTGTTCCAATTCTAGTATCTTCAGGGACTGATTTGGAAAATGATGTAACTTCAACCGCTGGAGGATTGTCGTTAAGGTCGATTACTTTAATTATCACTGTTTTGTCTGTGGAAAAGGTGACACTGCCCTGATCTGAAGCTTGTACATCGATTTCATAGCTTCTACTTTCCTCAAAATCAATTACACCGGTCACTTTAATTTCACCCGTACTTGGGTCTATGCTAAATAGCTTCTGTAAATGAGAATCCACTTCTTTACCAAATGAGTAAACGATTTCACTGTTTGCACCCTCATCCAAATCAGTCGCATTAACCTGAATAACCAACGTGCCAGGAGCTgagttttcatttaaagtagCAGAATATACGTCTTTTGTAAAAACCGGTGAGTTGTCGTTCACATCGAGCACCTCAATTACGATTTCTATTGTTCCAGACCTCGCCGGCCTCCCGCCGTCAATAGCGGTAAGCATCAGCTTGTGCCGCCTCATAGCCTCTCTGTCTAATTGCTTCTGTAAAACCAGAAAGGGCATCTTACGGTCCTCGCCCCTCTCCTTAACCTCCAAACGAAAGTGGTCATTGTGGCTGAGTCTGTACTGCTGAACCGTGAACTGACCGCCATCCGGGTCGCGTGCAGGTTGGAGCTGAAACCTCGCTCCCGGTAACGTCGATTCAAATATCTCCAGTCGTTTCTCCTTTTCGGCAAACACGGGGGAGTGGTCGTTCACATCCAGCACCTCTATAGCCACATAATGGATTTCCAGAGGATTTTCCAGCACGGTTTTAAGGTTGATTATACACGCGTTGCTCCGTTCACAGATTTCCTCCCTGTCCACTTTCCTGCCGACATACAGGATGCCGTCGTCGTTACTCAAACGAAACAGCGGTTCCGTTGAACTGCCGACAATGCGATACTCTCTATCTTTGAGCGTGGCCTTGTCAATTCCAAGGTCTTTCGCGATATTTCCAACAACACTCCCTTCTTTCACCTCTTCGGAGATGGAGTATCTGATCTGAGCAGAGGCTTCGCTCCAAAACGTTACAAAAACCACCACGGACGCGAGGCATCTCCATCGCTTTATCCACACCTGGCTCTCCATCctacacaaaaaataataaatctggGATCTATAGTAGTATGGTCAAGAAATAATAATCCGTCTTATTTCCACGCATCACCGAGACAGCGCCGGGAACTGCACAGGGCTACTTTTGTGTCCAAGCCCTTTACACGTAACGTCAAAAGAAGAACTAATGGTGATGACGAAGAGTTGCAGAGACACCATGTGCCATTATACCGACACCATGCGATCCAGCACGTTATTGC containing:
- the LOC124068265 gene encoding protocadherin alpha-3-like, which translates into the protein MESQVWIKRWRCLASVVVFVTFWSEASAQIRYSISEEVKEGSVVGNIAKDLGIDKATLKDREYRIVGSSTEPLFRLSNDDGILYVGRKVDREEICERSNACIINLKTVLENPLEIHYVAIEVLDVNDHSPVFAEKEKRLEIFESTLPGARFQLQPARDPDGGQFTVQQYRLSHNDHFRLEVKERGEDRKMPFLVLQKQLDREAMRRHKLMLTAIDGGRPARSGTIEIVIEVLDVNDNSPVFTKDVYSATLNENSAPGTLVIQVNATDLDEGANSEIVYSFGKEVDSHLQKLFSIDPSTGEIKVTGVIDFEESRSYEIDVQASDQGSVTFSTDKTVIIKVIDLNDNPPAVEVTSFSKSVPEDTRIGTTVALISVSDLDSGLNGKVSCFIREDVPFTVSPSLQDNMYAIVTKSPLDREEMSFYELTIVAKDSGEPSLSSEKTISVAVSDVNDNGPQFSMSPYTFYITENNDLVLPVFSVKASDLDDGDNARVSYHIPRDSSGNSAGVFLNINSESGDIMALKSFDFETLKTFQFQVVATDSGTPSLSSNVTVNVFILDQNDNAPVILYPVSSNGSAEGVEEIPRNVNAGHLVTKVRAYDADIGYNGWLLFSLQEVTDHSLFALDRYTGQIRTLRSFTETDEAEHKLLILVKDNGNVSLSATATVIVKVVEPKEAFAASDVKSAAKDDEGNDVTFYLIITLGSVSVLFLISIIVLIAMQCSKSTDYTSKYLQETNYDGTLCHSIQYRSGDKRYMLVGPRMSIGSTIVPGSHANTLVLPDRRRTSEEVKFLNQAFLVTQCVNVCVG